The genomic stretch attatatcaAATACAAGCGTTGCTAtgttgatttgtttgagcttttgattttgtcatttgaagagggactgtccgttttgaattttcctcggagttcagtatcttCGAAATGCTAGCAATTAATGACGTTTTGTTGGTTTAGTGATGTCATGACGAATTCAATTTCCTAATTGGGATTCTGTGATTGACCCTTGAATGCTGTTAGTTACATTACATAAGGATTTTGCCAAATACTCTTAAATTGCGAATTCAGTTATCAAAATGGTATATCGGTTATAATTTTTAACATACCAGACTGTCCATGTCCACCAAGAACTATTTGTAATTTTCCACTGGTCTTTTTTAAACGATACACCTCTGTGTTGATACTATCGACCAGGCGTAAAACGTCTGTAACCTCATAATGTGTTCcccttttgttttcaattatacCTATCCATAATTGTGATGGACAGAATGCCTGAAGAGCGGTGCCTACAAAGATATAACAAAAAGTATTGACCACAGATGCATGTTCGAACATCAAGTACAAATACCAAAACCACAGTAAAGGAGCTACcattatatatctatatacatgtatatatatggtaGGATTTTGTTCTGCTTTTATTTAGTTATAATCTATGTCCTGCCTGTTTTCACTCTATTCTGCCTTCATTATTTaatagtttatcctgacttttattttacataaattgtcttCCTACCTTTTTTGCGAAGTATTTCATTCAGCCTACTTAATCCTAGCTTGAACCAATGTTTGTTATACCCCTGCTCCAAACAAGAAGAGTTGTGCTGTTTTTTCGCTGTTTGCCCAAATCACACATTTCTAGCGAAATTTGCCTAAGCATCTACCAATTATTTCTTCTTAATACTAATTAGTATAAGCTTAAGCTATTTCAGGTGACATTATGGTATTTGGGTTCTTCACTTGCATGTGATATTATTAGTAACattgtgctagtgacctaatatgatatactagtataagGAGCTAGTAAATTTTATATCGGACAAGAGCTCCTATGATATTATACTGGATTGTTTTAACATATTGTCACCAAATGGCTGCCATCTGAAATAATTTTGATGCTTTCAGTGGCAATAGGATAACGTTAATACTGATAAAATtaataatggaaatggggaatgtgccaaagagacaacaacccgaccatagaaaaaaaacaacagcagaaggtcaccaacaggtcttcaatgtagcgagaaattcccgcacccggaggcgtccttcaactggcccctaaacaaatatatatatatactagttcagtgataatgaacgccatactaaatgGTATTTAAACAGTATATAACAATGTGTTGtcatctacatatatatataactaccATTGTACAAATTAATCAAATGTAcagatataaattaaatatactcaagacatatatatatatgaacccAAAGAATATTTGTTCACAGGATATATGATTTCATATATACACCTTGTCCTGGTAACCAATCAAATTTCAGGATTAGCTTGGATATTTCATTCCAGTGTAATATCCATCATTTTTGCATTTCCTATTTGTCGCATTCTTTACATTGATGCATGAAAAAATAAACCGTTGggtttcctgtttaaatggtttcacactagtattTGTTGTGGCCCTTTATAActggctgttcggtgtgagccaaggctccatgttaaaggccgtactttgaccactataatggtttacttttataaattgcgaCTTGTGAaatagatggagagttgtctcattggcactcaaaccacaacTTCTAATAAATAATTTGCCCATTATTTTCTTccaaaaatgtctgtaccaagtcaatgataatacatttttttttcaatccttcCGTTGGTTGATTACGTTTGATTTTTCCAGCTTTTCTCCCTATATAAATTTGGTTATACCCTGGAGTTTGGTATTTATggtatactttattttttttctccaatggCAGATATTTGATCGGACTATTCATATTACGATTTGCTTATGATGGTTCCTTATCCcataagttttttgtttgttttggtaaTGTTATAATACCAGGAAGGGTTAGGCaatctataaaaatataatatttctttcattatcaaattttattaccaaaTTAATGACACGCAATAACGTAATTAAACCCTTTAAACTACGTTTAGTTTTTCGGTATTCTGGCATTTGGAGTGTACTGCTTGTcaagttgtttttgttgtttaacAATGACCGCCATGTCTGCTGTTTGTTTGATTTTAGTTGTTCTAGTAATGGATTGCTATGGTCATAAGGCGGATTCTGCATCGTATACTCTAAAAATtggtatgtatatatgttatcgTGTTCTACACCCAGATATAGATAGGATTAAAAAATAGCTCAAGTTAATTTCGATATTAAAATGTTGACTCTGTGGCCGTTTTGCATTGGTTTTCCAGATGTGTTGATTCACGCGCCACTGACGAGTCTAATGCAACCGAAAATTATGCATTGGATACCAAATTTCAAGCGGTTTAATAGTTCAGTGATTTTTTTGGTtataattcaaaacaaacaacagcaaCAAAACATTTGCATTATAAACTTAATTATCTAATTATTTAAATGGAGCCGAGCGtagaaaattaattgaaaatgaaCGAATAACTTAACTAATACAtaagtcatttttttataaattgtataagCGCGATAAAGATCatgaagaggggcgaaagataccgaagggatGTTCAATTTCACCAAGTCGATACAAACTAACTATGCCAtggcaagaataaaaaaaatcacgaaccccatcaaaaaccagAGTGATCTAAAGTGCTTCGGAAGGATTGATCCTGCTTCACTTGTGACACCCGTTCTGTGTCTCATGCAAGTAAGTTCGCGGGGATAAGACTCATTTGGTAGGCCACATTCGGGGAAAGAGGACGGGATTGTGGTTACAGCAACTGTAACATATCCGTTATtttctgtgaaacagatattcaataACGATCATTCAACCAATTTATGCATAATTGCGTCTGTAAATTTTCGAGCGAATTATTTCAACTTCAGCACTTAGCTTCCTTGTTTTAAGATACCATACCAAATTttagaattgattgattgataaaatTGATATCCATTATTTAGTTACCATGTTATTTCAATACTATATTCAGTTTCTTGTTTGATCTTTCATGTGTTTTTCGTTAAACAGAAAACGCCAGTTTTGAAAATCTTCATAGCATGTTCATGAAAATCAATGGAACAGAAAAAGGTAAAACTATCTACTTTATAATACTGAAGATATGTGTACttgaaaattttattatattatacaaCTTTTTAGATAGGGATAGGTACACATGCTTTATTCACAATTAAACCGTATGCGgctgtgtttttcaatttaatctGTAAGTGCACATTACATCAAACTTTCAAAATTCAATAGAATACTTGTCTTCTTTCTGTAAATTTACATATGGATATATGATTCCATCGTCGGGGTTCGAAATCATTATGTTGGGATATCGAGACAACACCGCCTGCACTGTGTCCAGTGCTCTAGAACGGCAACCCagactgaatatatatatacaggcaTACCATGATACATGGACACATAATCCAATTGAataatttcataataatttccTACCTCCCTGAAACATAATTTTCCTAATGTCCGTTATTTTTAAACCTATGtcgtgttttttttattcattcattacACAACTATGAATatgatgaaaacaaataatttcaaatcttTTCTTATTTGACTTTccaatcttttttttcttttttacaggTTTGAGAAAACATAACAAAGTATTTTCAGCCTTTGCAGCTTCTTTAACTGCGTCAAAGATTTTTGGAACTGGTGAAGTCGTAAAGTTTAACAAAGTTTGGACGAACGTCAATAATGATTATGATCCGAATACTGGAGTATACACAGCTCCAGAACCAGGGGTGTACCAATTCTCATGTTCCGTTATggcacaaaacaataaacaacttCGAGTTTACCTGTGGAAAAATAACGAAAGGACAGTCGCTATTCATGCTGGTTATGCGAGTTATAATATGGGAACTCTAAATATGATATTAGATCTTGTGAAAGGTGACAAAGTATACATTAAACAACAAGTTGAGAGACAGACATATATCTACAGTGAACCTACAAGCAACTTCAACATGTTTTCTGGATATCTAATTCGTTGAATAGTATAAGAATAAAGgtttaacaaaattaaacaatattttcattattttcttttaaaattgtcaattggACAGATACTAATGGTTATAAGCGCTTAAATTGCAACATTTCGGAGGCATCATAGActtctttatattttcaaaagtgttaaTCTAGACGTTGCGATTGATTTATTACCAGTAGAACAATAAATATTCTGTATTATAAAACTGATTTTATGTTTTCATGACAAAAATCATGGTAATTGACTCCAAGGAACTATTGATTTTCATTTTCTACATTATgcagtatggtttttttttcttctcattgCGGAAAGCCTTACGGTGACCTGtaattacttatatatatatatttgtcatttgGCCTAACCATTGGTGCATATGAACGGCGTTCTATGAATAAAAATAGTtgtgttttgaataaaaaaagttgtgTTCAATGTAAAAGAGCATATATCCTAAATAGCTCACTCACGCCAAATAATAAACATTATAAGCTTTCTTATGATTTTCGGATATTTTACATTTAACTAAAAGGAAAACGGAGCCGCGTATTTTGGACGTTTAGTAAGCAATTATTAATCAATCGCACTTGAATAAGA from Mytilus edulis chromosome 7, xbMytEdul2.2, whole genome shotgun sequence encodes the following:
- the LOC139481742 gene encoding complement C1q tumor necrosis factor-related protein 6-like, which produces MTAMSAVCLILVVLVMDCYGHKADSASYTLKIENASFENLHSMFMKINGTEKGLRKHNKVFSAFAASLTASKIFGTGEVVKFNKVWTNVNNDYDPNTGVYTAPEPGVYQFSCSVMAQNNKQLRVYLWKNNERTVAIHAGYASYNMGTLNMILDLVKGDKVYIKQQVERQTYIYSEPTSNFNMFSGYLIR